The region GCTCCAAAATGACCATCCATGCAAAAAAAAGTTTCATAAGGACTATAttaggaaaaaaaacaaaaagaattaTAAACTCTAACATTTAACAAATGTTAGTCTCCTGTACATAAGAGCACATCACTCTATAGTGATATTACTATGCTTTACTACATTTTTATTTTTCCATATTTAAAAGACTTGAGGGCATGCTCTACATTCTTTCTCAACACACAAGAAAGCCCATAATAAATATGTTCCGGCTTACAATTTATAAGTCATCAATCTAATTTTAACCAATATACTAACAAATAAAATAGTAATTaatctttttttatataatttaattacTTACTTAATTTTGTAGGTTgatttttttgtcattttgtaAAAGTATTACCTTCTAAATTATTCTTGATAAGCAAATACTATTATAGGTTTGTGTATAAACCTAACAGGTTTCATGATGTAAACAGTCAATTTTTGATGAAAACATATAAATagtttatttttatgtaatgatTTTATTGTAAAAGTCTACATATTATGCACATTAAAGATACGAGTAGCATGTAGGACAGTAGCAATGGTATTATTGGAATGTTTAAACTATATATTTTGTAAGAAATCTAAATTATTTTCTTGTTCTAAGTGTTCACAAGAGACAAGCCTAGGTACATTAAAATGCCTTGGTTTTTGCTCATTACTATGTAGATTGTAGGAAGTGGAATACAAAAAAGAAATGGACATTTTAGCTATCACAAGTTAgtgaaaaaaaaacaacattgATTTTTATTTGACGGTAAACCAAAAATATACGAATAAGTTTTGTAAATTGCTTTTCATCTGCCTGAGGTACAaaactacaattttttttttattattatttttttgcagACTCATGACTAATTTCAAAAATTTTGCTCAATTTTTAATTGCTgactgaaattgttaaaacacaTGGAGTATATGTATGACCCATTAATTGCTAAAATGATTGACATCTACTTATAAATATACTTCTTTTGAGCaaattttggtgaaaatttttaTTTGGGTATGTAAACACATCAAATACATGGAAAATAGTGGCAATTCTATTGGAAGGAGGCAACAACACATGTATTTAGAAGTTACAAAAGAAAATCAATCCCACAAAGACCGGTACCTGAAGTATAAAATAGTGAGAGTTTCCACTTTCTTTCTCTTTGAGGTGAGTAAAAGATAAAATACATTGCTTATAAGAGTttacattttttttcttattgtcagcgtactttgaaaaatctatttgATTACATCAATAAAaatactttgtaattttgatgacATTGCTATGTAGCTATTAGTAGGGCactatatttttaaatatttttattacgCTATTGTATTTTATAATTATTTCTTATTAGAGTATTGTACATGTTAATGACATAGGTAGGCGTGTTAATCGGGTTACCCCAACGGGTTTCGAGTAAACTGGGTCAAGGCTTCATGagacacaatattttataaatgttCACTTAaagtgaaatctcaaaaacagTTTGATAGTGTGGGGTTCAAAAGCCCCTTCATATTCTCATTTTCAAACATAACCTCAATCTCATATGTTTTCAGTTTCTTATTTAAGGTTTAAAAGAAAATCCCACTTCATGCATTTCCTACCCTTTCTGACCATTCTCAACTGAAATGTAGCCTCGTCTTGTCTCTGCTCTCATTTCCAATCACCATGAACCTGAACTGTGTTTATGTGAGGGGTTGTGGGAACATTGCATCTACGTCATCTACTATTAAAGAAATTCACATATATCCACCAAAGGAGGTAAGATAAATGTTTATTTAatcttaataaatcatattttattCAATTTTATAGCGTTTTTGAAGTGTAATTATGTCACAAtacatcaaaaaatatattatatcgTAATAACAAAAAAAGTTATTCTACAAACTTTCGCCACAACACGTAGCTTAAAAACCTCGTTATGATCATTTGTGAAATTTTatctaatttttataaatatatttattcccATGATTAGTATTACTACTATTTATAATAAATGATATCATaaaaaactccaaaaatcttttaaaaaaaaccCTCTTGTCATATTATTGACATCTATTTTTTGTTCTATTTTTTTgcttatattaataatataattattgatttcttttgattttttatttaattatttaaactatattattttatcttaatatttattactgctttatttatttagttttattttttttattagttttttttatgttttattcgAATTCATTATGAGATATTTTTTTTCATGGTTATTTGTTTATTTACGTTAGCCAGATTAATCTTATATAAAAATCCGATAAAGAACTAGTTCGAATCTAACCGAACTCTAGTAACCTAATAACCAActtttatatttacatatataAAGTTATGATTACAAAGGCTTGAAACCGGTTATCaaataaattcatttttttattaatctaTAAAAAAATCCTCATAAACATGCATATTTTTTTCCCTTTACACGTCTTTTTTTGTAATGTTCACCGATTTCTTCATTTATTAAAGCTTAGAATGCCTAATATTTTTTGGAATGACGAGTATCTATTAAAAAATTAACAAAGAGCTAGAAAAGAAACATGTCAAAAGAAGAAAGCAAAATGTGGATTTTGTAACCAAGAAGTCAAACTCAGCCTATCCTTAGAGCACCTATCGAAAATCCACAAAAATGATATATCTACCACATCATCAAAGATCAATGATTTCTTagacaaaatcatccaaaaaacaATGCATTTATGAAAATTCCACAAACACCGAAAAACTGTCAAAACCACCACATCAAATGCCTTGTGTTGGCTACCAACCAACCAACACGAGCTCGACCAAGAAATCAAAGAATGGATAGAAATCTGCTTGGGAAGCTTCACACCCCACCAAAGTGCAATACGAACCAAAACCTAAGAAAGGTCCAAACAACATGTGAAAAGATGATCAATTCACTCCACTGCCAATGAGTAAACAGGACATAAAAATGGCTATACTTCAATGCCCCTATAAGAAAGTCTCTCTATGGTAGGATTGATCTGAAGACTCTCTCTCAACAAAAAAAATACTCAACTTGATAGGAACCAAATTACTCCATTGAGCTTCACTACCTGCAGAAATCAACATCTTACTATCCAAGTAAGCACTGATAGAAAATACTGAAAACATGTCGAAGAAACTCTACCTCCCAACCTAAGGACACACGATATTTGACTGAAATATGTATATGATTGTCAAGAGCGAAGATCCGATGATACACCACCGTAAGAGGAAAATCATGTACCTACAAATCATACCAGGAGCAAGTCTCCCATCTCTAATCCTCATTAGAGAAAACGACTAAAAATCAAAACCCCGGCGACTCAATTGTCCTAGCATACGAATAATACCATTCCAAGGACCGTACCACAACCTCCTCAGAATCAAAGATGAAGACCGGGTATTAACATGTGCTAGGTGAAAATGAGAAAAAGTGTGAGAAATACCATGTGTTATGTgacatgtgtttatatattataccTTAAAACCTAGACTCAAAATGGGTTTATGAATTGTAAATGGGAGTAATATTTTGTGAAATATGTCGTGCTTGGTGAATAGAGAGATGCAGAAGCACTATAGACATGCAAAAAGGGAGTATGATGTAACATCGTAATTTTTATTAAACATAAATTGCACGTGCTTTAGCGATGAAGGTGACATGAGTGTTTTAGCATGCCTTACATGCCTTGGTTGcaatgattacatttacatattATTATATGGTAAGTGAACTTTTGCCTTTTTTCATGTACTCAACACTTTTGCGTAGGGTAATAGCATGTGGTAAGAAGggtttaaattatataaatatgtaCTATGGGAAATAAAAAATGCAAGAAGTGGTTAAGAACAACTACTTGGAGGTTAGAGGTGCAATAACATTTAACGTGGCGAGAGGATGAGAACGAGTTGGTGATGCATGTAAACATCTTTAGATGTCAAAATTTGTAAACATCATGTTTTTTGTAACAATTTCATCGATTTTGGATGGATTTATGAGTGGAATAAGTGAATAATTAGAAGAAACAATTAAACATGATAACTATAAGAAATTGAATAAGCTTTCCATGTAACCTGGAGTTAACTGCATGTGAGTTAAGATGCTTAACTTATGACTAAAACACCGACAAGGTATGCAAATGGACATTTCTGGTGTTATCATCTGTCTTGTATGAAATTCTGGGTAAAATCTATGACAAATAGGAAGATGAGGATATCATATGAGTTGTGAGAAACTGAGTTACCTTTATGtagttttttaaatcaacccaATTGGACATGCAGTGAATTAGTTGTGGCCAAAATAGGGACATAGTGTCCAAATTAATATTTAGGATCACATCATCAACTTTGCTGGTAGCGCTTCCAGTATTTTCTCCAACTTTTCATCATGTCCCAAACTTATGTTCATTCAAATTGTGAATAATTTTTTGTATATCTTTAAGATCAAGAAGACTGTTGAAGACGATTTTTGGACTATGGATTCAATAAACAAAATGGGTATCATATTGTAACAACTGTGGATCTAATAAACAAGATGGGTCATAATGGAGGTTGAAACCATTGGAGTCGTCACCGTAGCTTCTTGCATCGAAGATTGATATCTAGATTAATAAATACCACGAGACTTCATTCTTTGATAGATAAGATTTacgcatttatttatttttttaaaattacttTTGACCACTATGGCTGCGCCACACAGAACACACACATAACCTGACATTTCACacatgttttttttaaaagaGTTATAACTTAAAGATTGTTGCGAGTGTGCTGCACGGTGCATCACTGGACCCTCGTCTTCAAACCACTTATTCAACatatatttgttttaatttttcaacaacatgtttattattttaataatattattaatgttGTTATAAATAATTCAAGTATACTTTACATAATTTCCAATCCATTTGataaaatttatataaatacTTTTTTTGTATTACATTATCTATAACCaaatattaataaactataaatttaatcacaaaacttaccAAATCTATTAAAGCTAATCGCAGAAATAACTATCGCTTGGAAAATTTAACAAAATGAACATGTTGTTCACTAAGTTATTATTATTTaccaattattatgtttaattattttaaataaacgtATTTGAAAATTATATAATCACAATTATCTTTATATTCAATTTGCACATATGCTTAAAACTAAAATaaatttgatttaaaattatttttaactattgtatgATTAATTACAGTTTATTTCAGCAGCTTATAGACGTTAAAAAACGAACATACTTCTTGTTGTATTTTTTATATGTCTGTtctacctcttctactgcagataAGTGCAGATGTAATCAGTAAACTTTTAGTTTCGAAAAAACGAACatcttaattttttgttttttctttaaagatttaaaaaaaaattaaaactaatagAGAAATAACAcagtaaataaaaataaattataaaaataactaAACTAGTTAACCACAGTTAAGATAATATTAAAGAAAAGGACTAAatagattttcttttgaaaaatcactAACAAGTCCGTATTAGGTCATTCCAAACACCTAAAAAAAAATTTTTTTGAcaacaaaataaattttagatTGAAATTATGGATTTGGAATTCCAGATTTCATACTGAAATTTTGTATCTTGGAGAAAGGACTACGAGATTTCAAAAACAAGTATAAATCCAATCAAcaaaatatgaaatttaaaaaaataaaaattttttttaaataaatttaacaaaaagttGAAAACATTATAGCAAATGGAAAATATGTGATATAAAAGCTTAGAATCAGATACCTGATTgtaaaacaaaaatattaaaCATCTTGAAACGAACTTTTAAAACATAACTAGAGgagttttttaaaaagaaaatattaaaaaaaaaatacatattatatatttttggtcagTCGACCAATTTAGAACAAAATGATTATTTTTACAAAACACTAAAAACCTAGTTAATTTTGTTACATGGTTCATTTATAATGTTTAGTTAATACGAGCAAAAAATGGTATTGTGTTATATTATAATTTTCAAGATTTGGTGCACGGACAAAATGGTctttataaaaaatttaataaacTTAGAGTAGTCGGTATGGGTCCAATCGAGGTTCGACGCGGGTGATCTGGCATCTCTCGACGCCGTCGTAACGGGGGGAACACCGCCCCTCCTGCTCGTTGCATCTCGTCGAGGTGATTCTCGTTGGCGTGGCGACGGGAAGAAACAGAAGAAAATGACCATTTGAGTTTGCAACGGTTTGAGAAAAAAagctaattattaaaaaaaatatattttatcctATAAATACtctcattttattaaaattttcacacactttctcttcttctctctaCATACTTTCAATTATCTTCAAAAAAAATATGGATTCTTTCGACTCGTCCGATGATTCAGATGACGATATTTTCTTTAGGATGATGTATCATTATTACACTACCGACCTGCTACAACCAGACTCAGCCCCGCTCCTAACAAGACGTGCGATGTTAAACAGAAATCGCGAGGAAGGACACGAACATCTATATCGCAATTACTTTGCGGATAATTGTGTATACGGGGCGAAGGACTTCAAAAGAAGATTTCGTTTGAGTAGGGATGTATTCTTACGAATCGTCAACGCCTTGGAAAGCCGGTatcattttttattatatttttataccaaataaataaaaatgtgctacatgtttctttaattttacaacatatgcaatatatttttaaattatagTTAATTTATGTTTAGGTACAAATTTTTTCAATTAAGATATGATGCTTGAGATAGACGGGGGTTTACAACGTTGCAGAAATGTGCTGCGGCCATTCGTTTGATGGCTATGGGGGAGTCACTCGACACCATGGACGACTATATGAGAATGTCCgaaagaaccgcaagagagagtttGTATACATTGTCAATGGGTGTTGTTGAAACTTTTAGAGACGTGTATTTGCGGAAACCTTCGTTGCATGATTTGCAAGAATTGTATGTGGCGCATGAAGAACGTCATGGGTTTCCCGGAATGATCGGAAGTATTGATTGCACACATTGGAAATGGAAAAATTGTTCGATAGCATGGAAAGGGCAATACGCAAGTGGTCATCACGGATCACCTTCATTGGTGTTAGAGGTTGTCGCTTCtcaagatttatggatttggcATGCATTTTTTGGGGTTGCGGGTTCCAACAACGACGTCAACGTTCTTGATCAGTCGCCAATATTCGACGATCTTTTGAATGGAAAAGCCCCAGATGCTCCTTTCACGATGAATGTAAacgaatacaaatatgggtattacCTTACAAATTGAATATATCCTCAGTATTCCACATTCGTGAAGGCATTCCGCCACCCGGTTGAAGAACAAGACAAATTTTTTAAGAGAAGACAAGAAGGAGCACGTAAGGATGTGGAACGTGCTTTTGGAGTGCTGAAGCCGAAGTGGCATATAGTCGAACATGCAGCACGACCATTGGATTTAGAAACTTTACGATatatcatgtatgcatgtatcataatgcataacatggtaGTAGAAGATAAAGGGAGAAATATTGCACACTATATCCCAACAGAGCCCAGACACGTTCAGTTTCAACCAGGAACAACAGATTATTTGCATCGCGTTGTTGACATTCAGGACGCAAATAAACACAGACAACTTCGAGAGGATTTGGCAGATTATATCTTCTATGGTAACAATAACAATAACGAATAgcgttgtctttttttttttgaatttggatgttattttttttttttttggatattatgtgtaatttagtctttattttaattttaatctttaaaaatttttatttttttttttatactttttaaacattatgttttatttattatttatatttaaaaaatatttgtatcaatttaaaataaatcaaaataaataaaaaataaattataaaatggaaaaaaaagtaagaaaaaaaaaagaaaaataaaaatatttattttgaaaaagttgGTGTTGTATCTTGTTGCCCATTTCTCTACTTGGTGTCATAACACCATTAGCTTAAGTAGCATGTGATGTGACACAACTTGGTGTTGCACCTTGTTACCCACACCCAATGCTCTTAGATTAGTGACTTAAAAATCAactttgcaacaaaaaaaaactGATATAATTATGAACGAAATTGTTGTAATTTTAATAAACTACAAGTGACATTTCTATAATTTTGTCGATCGGATTTTTTCTTGCGCTCCTTAACGTGGGCTTGTCATACTTGATCTTTGCAAGTTGGTAGTGGGCCATAAATAAAACCAGTTGATCTTATCGGTGAAACGGTGAGTGGTGCATTTTCTACTACTCAACTCCATTATAAATACTTCATCAAACCGAGTCTTCATACATCATCCACAATGAAGTTTAATCTTCTCAATGTTTATGCACTTTTTTCTGTAAGTATATTCTTATCATCATTAAATTAGTTTTTGGAATCTTATAGTTCTGAATCTTTTAATGTCTTTATGCATCATAATTGGTTCAAGATGTTCCGGTTCTAAACATTTATGTAATAACTACACAAATATTCATATAGTTTCCAGTTCTAGATTAGGTAATATGTTGCAATGATTAGAAACGATGTTAACCCAAGATtctaacgacccaaaatttcggAAGTGGATGTACATAGTTCATGCACATTCATACCTTCAAAAAAGATTTTATAGTGTCAAAAAGAATGGAAAAAAGATGTAgtgtaaaagtttttttttttttttctttctttctacaCACCACTATGTAACTTCAATTTCTTTTATATAATGTCAGACATATATCTTCACAAATATAATCTTTAATCGTTAAAGACTATGTTACCACCTCTGGCGACCACTCTCATTATTATTACCGCCGGCGACCTAGCGTCGCTATTAACTACTGCCGTTACCAACTCCGGCAACTTATCTCTGGCCACCAGGTCGaaaatatgagagagagagagagagagagagagagagagagagagagagacgatgATTCGTGGGTGGCTGGCGATGGTACTTAGGCGGCAGACGATGGTTCTTGGCTGACCAACAATGGTGGTATTCGCAGGTGGTGATCGCCGGTGTTTTTTGTTGTAAGGTGACGAGAAGGTTTGACGGTGGGGCTGTAAAGAGATTAaggttttttagggttttatttttcttttataggTAGATAATGACCTAACAAAATATGGGCTTTTGAGCTAAGGGCTTTTTATTTAAACGAGATTAgtcttttttttaatgttttatttattaaatatatttaaatcAGTTTTTTAGCTTAGtactaaaaattattttttatattggtaattttaaaactttatataaaaatgattttaataAATTACATACAACAAATATAAAAAGtatataaaagtgttttatttaacATATTTAATGTTATacgtttgaaaaaataaaaaaaagtattttcattagtaaaataattactttttttgtttttttggttaTAACGAAGTTAGTAAAATAataatgtaataattaaataaaaagttaatgtaataattatatttatgttataaTATTGTATCAATTGATGACATGGTTCATTCTTGTTGCCTTTTTGGATCAGCTATCATTAATGGTAGGAAGTCATGCAGTGACTCCTGAAGTTTACTGGAAGTCT is a window of Lactuca sativa cultivar Salinas chromosome 1, Lsat_Salinas_v11, whole genome shotgun sequence DNA encoding:
- the LOC111918485 gene encoding protein ALP1-like codes for the protein MGESLDTMDDYMRMSERTARESLYTLSMGVVETFRDVYLRKPSLHDLQELYVAHEERHGFPGMIGSIDCTHWKWKNCSIAWKGQYASGHHGSPSLVLEVVASQDLWIWHAFFGVAGSNNDVNVLDQSPIFDDLLNGKAPDAPFTMNYSTFVKAFRHPVEEQDKFFKRRQEGARKDVERAFGVLKPKWHIVEHAARPLDLETLRYIMYACIIMHNMVVEDKGRNIAHYIPTEPRHVQFQPGTTDYLHRVVDIQDANKHRQLREDLADYIFYGNNNNNE